A window from Centropristis striata isolate RG_2023a ecotype Rhode Island chromosome 4, C.striata_1.0, whole genome shotgun sequence encodes these proteins:
- the exosc5 gene encoding exosome complex component RRP46 — MMEVCGSSSGSLREFGCEQSLLSRPDGSASFIQGDTSVLAAAYGPAEVKVSKEIYDRATLEVLIQPKVGLPSVRERSQEQCVRETCEASLLLTLHPRSSLTLILQLIHDDGSLLSCFLNAACMALMDAGLPMSCLFCGVTCAIDADGQIITDPTAAQEKESRALMTFAIDSTEHRVMMSSTKGSFSVHELQQCIAVSQKASEKIFQFYRDSVRRRYSKSL; from the exons ATGATGGAGGTGTGCGGCTCCTCCAGTGGCTCTCTGAGAGAGTTTGGATGTGAACAGAGCTTACTGTCTCGACCTGACGGCTCAGCGTCCTTTATACAAG GAGACACAAGTGTGTTGGCTGCGGCGTACGGACCAGCTGAGGTCAAAGTCAGTAAGGAAATCTATGACCGGGCAACACTGGAAGTGTTGATTCAGCCCAAAGTGGGACTGCCAA GTGTAAGAGAGCGATCTCAAGAGCAATGTGTGCGAGAAACCTGCGAGGCGTCTCTGCTCTTGACTCTTCATCCTCGTTCGTCCCTCACTCTCATTCTTCAGCTGATACACGATGATGGATCA CTCCTGTCCTGCTTTTTGAATGCTGCCTGCATGGCTCTTATGGATGCAGGCCTGCCAATGAGTTGCCTGTTCTGTGGAGTGACCTGTGCCATCGACGCGGACGGTCAAATCATAACGGACCCCACTGCAGCTCAGGAGAAG GAAAGTCGAGCGTTGATGACCTTTGCTATTGACAGTACAGAACACAGAGTAATGATGTCATCCACCAAAGGATCATTTTCAGTTCATGAG ctgcagcagtgtaTAGCAGTCAGTCAGAAAGCATCAGAGAAGATCTTCCAGTTCTACAGAGACTCTGTCAGGCGGCGATACTCCAAATCCCTCTGA
- the tmem91 gene encoding synapse differentiation-inducing gene protein 1 — protein sequence MENLDELEHPLLGESTNDSRASGPGLGPGAGQAPGGTYKGILVKCEEDRAYPPLAWRGYCGHPPELQQQQLLDPCSLPRTLESFYPPAPIWGHSDSLLSKDYLETTFVDIRPGSTLERKLLAETQDFHSAAYSLDDEDDLLPDSDDSSIDDFSDTDSESNFPLMIPQDYLGLAFFSMLCCFWPLGIAAFYLSQKTNKASAQGDFQGANAASRQALWLSVLSIVFGIITYICAIAALISYLSGKPP from the exons ATGGAGAATCTAGATGAGCTGGAGCACCCTCTTCTGGGAGAAAGCACCAATGACAGCCGGGCGTCAGGGCCGGGGCTGGGGCCCGGGGCCGGACAGGCCCCTGGCGGGACGTACAAAGGCATCCTGGTGAAGTGTGAGGAGGACAGGGCCTACCCTCCTTTAGCGTGGAGGGGCTATTGTGGACATCCTCctgagctccagcagcagcagctcctggaCCCTTGCTCCTTACCTCGCACACTGGAGTCTTTTTACCCACCGGCTCCCATCTGGGGCCACTCAGACTCCCTGCTCAGCAAAGACTACCTGGAGACAACGTTTGTGGACATTCGGCCCGGCTCCACGCTGGAGAGGAAGCTGCTGGCTGAGACGCAAGACTTCCACAGCGCGGCCTACAGCTTGGACGATGAGGACGACCTGCTTCCTGACTCAGAT gactcATCCATTGATGACTTCAGTGATACAGACAGTGAGAGCAACTTCCCCCTGATGATCCCTCAGGACTACCTGGGTCTGGCCTTCTTCTCCATGCTCTGCTGCTTCTGGCCCCTGGGCATCGCTGCCTTCTACCTTTCACagaag ACCAACAAGGCTTCGGCTCAGGGGGATTTTCAGGGGGCCAACGCAGCGTCTCGCCAGGCTCTGTGGCTCTCTGTGCTCTCCATTGTGTTTGGAATCATTACGTACATCTGTGCCATCGCTGCACTGATTTCCTACCTGTCTGGAAAACCACCATAA